From a single Brassica oleracea var. oleracea cultivar TO1000 chromosome C5, BOL, whole genome shotgun sequence genomic region:
- the LOC106343421 gene encoding cinnamoyl-CoA reductase 1-like: protein MNGGGKVACVTGASGYVASWIVKLLLLRGYTVRATVRNPTDTAKTEHLLALDGADERLKLFKADLLEEYSFEQAIEGCEAVFHTASPVKFIVTDPQTELIDPALRGTMNVLNTCKKTSSVKRVIVTSSMAAVIVRQPPLEPNDVVDESFFSDPSVCMETEYWYPLSKTLAENVAWQFSKDNGMDMVFINPGFIIGPLLQPTLNFSVEMIVDMINGKNPFNSIYYRFVDVRDVALAHVNALETPSANGRYIMDGPSMTIYEIKEIMRELFPDLCVADTKEEGEIKEIIYKVCVEKVKNLGVEFTPLKSSLRDTIISLKEKCLI, encoded by the exons ATGAACGGCGGAGGAAAGGTGGCCTGCGTCACCGGAGCTTCTGGTTACGTAGCTTCTTGGATTGTTAAGCTTTTGCTCCTTCGTGGCTACACCGTCAGGGCTACCGTTCGAAACCCAA CGGACACGGCGAAAACAGAACATCTTCTTGCACTTGACGGTGCAGACGAAAGACTCAAACTGTTCAAAGCAGATCTTTTGGAAGAATATTCCTTCGAGCAAGCTATCGAAGGTTGTGAAGCTGTTTTCCATACGGCTTCTCCGGTTAAGTTCATCGTCACGGATCCTCAG ACTGAGCTAATAGATCCAGCACTAAGGGGTACTATGAACGTCCTTAATACATGCAAGAAAACTTCCTCTGTCAAAAGAGTCATTGTAACATCGTCCATGGCTGCGGTTATCGTTCGTCAACCCCCTTTGGAGCCAAACGACGTGGTGGACGAGTCTTTCTTCTCTGATCCAAGTGTTTGCATGGAAACAGAG TACTGGTATCCACTCTCCAAGACTTTGGCAGAGAATGTAGCGTGGCAATTTTCCAAAGACAATGGAATGGACATGGTCTTCATTAATCCAGGATTTATAATCGGCCCACTTTTGCAACCAACCCTTAATTTTTCGGTAGAGATGATTGTGGATATGATAAACGGTAAGAACCCTTTCAACTCAATATACTACAGGTTCGTGGACGTGAGAGATGTTGCCTTGGCTCATGTCAATGCATTGGAGACTCCTTCGGCCAATGGCAGATACATAATGGATGGCCCAAGTATGACCATATACGAGATTAAAGAGATTATGCGTGAATTATTTCCAGATTTGTGTGTTGCTGATAC GAAAGAAGAAGGTGAGATCAAAGAAATCATTTACAAAGTGTGTGTGGAGAAAGTGAAGAATTTGGGAGTTGAGTTCACTCCTCTCAAATCAAGCCTTAGAGATACTATCATTAGCCTCAAAGAAAAATGTCTCATATGA
- the LOC106295826 gene encoding tetraketide alpha-pyrone reductase 1-like isoform X2: MNGGGQVVCVTGSSGYIASWIVKLLLLRGYTVRATVQNPTDTAETEHLLALEGAKERLKLFKADLLEDCSFEQAIEGCDAVFHTASPVKFIVTDPQTELIDPAVKGTFNVLNTCKKTSSVKRVIVTSSTAAVLVRQPPLEPNDVVDETFFSDSNVCMERKLWYPLSKTLAENVAWQFAKDNRMDMVVINPGFIIGPLLQPTLNFSVEIIVDIVKGKNPFNCRYYSFVDVRDVALAHVKALESPSANGRYIISGQSVTINHIKETMHELFPNLCIDDPR, from the exons ATGAACGGCGGAGGACAAGTGGTCTGCGTCACCGGATCTTCCGGTTACATAGCTTCTTGGATTGTTAAGCTTTTGCTCCTCCGTGGCTACACCGTCAGAGCTACCGTTCAAAACCCAA CGGACACGGCGGAAACAGAACATCTTCTTGCACTTGAGGGTGCAAAAGAAAGACTAAAACTGTTCAAAGCAGATCTTTTGGAAGATTGTTCCTTCGAGCAAGCTATCGAAGGTTGTGACGCTGTCTTTCATACAGCTTCTCCGGTTAAGTTCATCGTCACGGATCCTCAG ACTGAGCTAATAGATCCAGCCGTAAAGGGTACTTTTAACGTCCTTAACACATGCAAGAAAACTTCCTCCGTCAAAAGAGTCATTGTAACATCGTCCACTGCTGCGGTTCTTGTTCGTCAACCCCCTTTGGAGCCAAACGATGTGGTGGACGAGACTTTCTTCTCTGATTCAAATGTTTGCATGGAAAGAAAG TTATGGTATCCACTCTCCAAAACACTGGCAGAGAATGTAGCATGGCAATTTGCTAAAGACAACCGAATGGACATGGTCGTGATAAATCCAGGATTTATAATCGGCCCACTTTTGCAACCAACCCTTAACTTTTCGGTAGAGATCATTGTGGATATAGTAAAGGGTAAGAACCCTTTCAACTGTAGATACTACAGCTTCGTGGACGTGAGAGATGTTGCTTTGGCTCATGTCAAAGCGTTGGAATCTCCTTCCGCCAATGGTAGATACATTATCAGCGGCCAGAGTGTGACGATAAACCACATTAAAGAGACTATGCATGAATTATTTCCAAATTTGTGTATTGATGATCC AAGGTGA
- the LOC106295826 gene encoding cinnamoyl-CoA reductase 1-like isoform X1, whose amino-acid sequence MNGGGQVVCVTGSSGYIASWIVKLLLLRGYTVRATVQNPTDTAETEHLLALEGAKERLKLFKADLLEDCSFEQAIEGCDAVFHTASPVKFIVTDPQTELIDPAVKGTFNVLNTCKKTSSVKRVIVTSSTAAVLVRQPPLEPNDVVDETFFSDSNVCMERKLWYPLSKTLAENVAWQFAKDNRMDMVVINPGFIIGPLLQPTLNFSVEIIVDIVKGKNPFNCRYYSFVDVRDVALAHVKALESPSANGRYIISGQSVTINHIKETMHELFPNLCIDDPNVEGEMEGINCKMCVDKVKNLGVEFTPLKSSLGDTIISLKEKYLL is encoded by the exons ATGAACGGCGGAGGACAAGTGGTCTGCGTCACCGGATCTTCCGGTTACATAGCTTCTTGGATTGTTAAGCTTTTGCTCCTCCGTGGCTACACCGTCAGAGCTACCGTTCAAAACCCAA CGGACACGGCGGAAACAGAACATCTTCTTGCACTTGAGGGTGCAAAAGAAAGACTAAAACTGTTCAAAGCAGATCTTTTGGAAGATTGTTCCTTCGAGCAAGCTATCGAAGGTTGTGACGCTGTCTTTCATACAGCTTCTCCGGTTAAGTTCATCGTCACGGATCCTCAG ACTGAGCTAATAGATCCAGCCGTAAAGGGTACTTTTAACGTCCTTAACACATGCAAGAAAACTTCCTCCGTCAAAAGAGTCATTGTAACATCGTCCACTGCTGCGGTTCTTGTTCGTCAACCCCCTTTGGAGCCAAACGATGTGGTGGACGAGACTTTCTTCTCTGATTCAAATGTTTGCATGGAAAGAAAG TTATGGTATCCACTCTCCAAAACACTGGCAGAGAATGTAGCATGGCAATTTGCTAAAGACAACCGAATGGACATGGTCGTGATAAATCCAGGATTTATAATCGGCCCACTTTTGCAACCAACCCTTAACTTTTCGGTAGAGATCATTGTGGATATAGTAAAGGGTAAGAACCCTTTCAACTGTAGATACTACAGCTTCGTGGACGTGAGAGATGTTGCTTTGGCTCATGTCAAAGCGTTGGAATCTCCTTCCGCCAATGGTAGATACATTATCAGCGGCCAGAGTGTGACGATAAACCACATTAAAGAGACTATGCATGAATTATTTCCAAATTTGTGTATTGATGATCC GAATGTAGAAGGTGAGATGGAGGGAATCAATTGCAAAATGTGTGTGGATAAAGTGAAGAATTTGGGAGTTGAGTTCACTCCTCTGAAATCAAGCCTTGGCGATACTATTATTAGCCTCAAAGAAAAATACCTCTTATGA
- the LOC106343420 gene encoding cinnamoyl-CoA reductase 1-like produces MNGGGKVVCVTGASGYIASWIVKLLLLRGYTVRATVRNPTDTAKTEHLLALEGAKERLKLFKADLLEECSFEQAIEGCDAVFHTASPVKYIVTDPQTELIDPAVKGTLNVLNTCKKTSSVKRVILTSSTAAVLVRPLEPKDVVDETFFSDPSVCTELKLWYPLCKTLAENAAWQFTKDNGMDMVVINPGFIIGPLLQPTLNFSVEIIVDMVKGKNPFNFINYRFVDVRDVALAHVKALEILSANGRYLIDGPSMTINEIRDTIHELIPDLCIADMNGESEMKEITTKEIIYEVCVEKVKTLGVEFTPLESSLRDTIISLKEKCLL; encoded by the exons ATGAACGGCGGAGGAAAGGTGGTCTGCGTCACCGGAGCTTCCGGGTACATAGCTTCTTGGATTGTTAAGCTTTTGCTCCTCCGTGGCTACACCGTCAGGGCTACCGTTCGAAACCCAA CCGACACTGCGAAAACAGAACATCTCCTTGCACTTGAGGGTGCAAAAGAAAGACTAAAACTGTTCAAAGCAGATCTTTTGGAAGAATGTTCCTTCGAACAAGCTATTGAAGGTTGTGACGCTGTCTTTCATACAGCTTCTCCTGTTAAGTACATCGTCACGGATCCTCAG ACTGAGCTAATAGATCCAGCCGTAAAGGGTACTCTTAACGTCCTTAACACATGCAAGAAAACTTCCTCCGTAAAAAGAGTCATTTTAACATCGTCCACGGCTGCGGTTCTTGTTCGTCCTTTGGAGCCAAAAGACGTGGTGGACGAGACTTTCTTCTCTGATCCAAGTGTCTGCACCGAATTAAAG TTATGGTATCCACTCTGCAAGACTTTGGCAGAGAATGCAGCTTGGCAATTTACCAAAGACAATGGAATGGACATGGTCGTGATAAATCCAGGATTTATAATCGGCCCACTTTTGCAGCCAACCCTTAACTTTTCGGTAGAGATCATTGTGGATATGGTAAAGGGTAAGAACCCTTTCAACTTTATAAACTACAGGTTCGTGGACGTGAGAGATGTTGCCTTGGCTCATGTCAAAGCGTTGGAGATTCTTTCGGCCAATGGCAGATACCTCATTGATGGCCCAAGTATGACGATAAACGAAATTAGAGACACTATACACGAATTAATTCCAGATTTGTGTATTGCTGATAT GAATGGAGAAAGCGAGATGAAAGAAATCACGACGAAAGAAATCATTTACGAAGTGTGTGTGGAGAAAGTGAAGACTTTAGGAGTTGAGTTCACTCCCCTCGAGTCAAGCCTTAGAGACACCATCATTAGCCTCAAAGAAAAATGTCTCTTATGA
- the LOC106292704 gene encoding uncharacterized protein LOC106292704 produces MNLPSSTATSTSESPDTASGAISPEMCGACKSQDSWVIHSARLRGVLRFYCTHCLLRNHPASFCPTCFAFYDSSPPHQSRRVSCSDCSSVTHIHCAGDAKSPPYRCPPCRDPDGFSFFRPIVDENGARCMDKALSEAFLCAAKIAASSMSKAVTFYRSEAERKGKDAAVAKKRAREALEDVLKLDEKAKLAVSKPSVDHLSGNRDQKPKQSPASNGGLKQIESSATAQVKKQSPSVVQVKQEK; encoded by the coding sequence ATGAACCTCCCCTCCTCCACGGCGACATCAACTTCGGAGTCGCCTGATACGGCCTCGGGGGCGATTTCCCCGGAGATGTGCGGCGCTTGCAAAAGCCAAGACTCCTGGGTCATACACTCGGCGCGTCTCCGCGGCGTCCTCCGCTTCTACTGCACGCACTGCCTCCTCCGCAACCACCCGGCGTCGTTTTGCCCCACCTGCTTCGCCTTCTACGACTCCTCCCCGCCGCACCAGTCTCGCCGCGTCTCCTGCTCCGACTGCAGCTCCGTCACTCACATCCACTGCGCGGGAGACGCCAAGTCCCCTCCTTACCGCTGTCCTCCTTGCCGTGACCCCGACGGCTTCTCCTTCTTCCGCCCCATCGTCGACGAAAACGGCGCTCGATGCATGGATAAGGCCCTCTCGGAGGCCTTCTTGTGCGCCGCGAAGATCGCGGCCTCGTCGATGAGCAAGGCCGTTACTTTCTACAGAAGCGAGGCTGAGCGGAAAGGGAAAGATGCCGCCGTGGCGAAGAAGAGAGCGCGGGAGGCTCTCGAGGACGTGCTCAAGCTCGACGAGAAGGCTAAGTTGGCCGTTTCGAAGCCCTCTGTGGATCATCTCTCTGGGAATAGAGATCAGAAGCCGAAACAGAGTCCTGCATCGAATGGTGGTTTGAAACAGATTGAGAGCTCTGCCACCGCCCAAGTCAAGAAACAGAGTCCGTCTGTAGTGCAAGTTAAGCAAGAGAAGTGA